The Haloplanus sp. CK5-1 genome segment GGCCGCCGGGCCGAGGACCGCAAAGAGGTTCTCCCGCAGGCCGTCGAGGTCGAACGCGAGGAAGAAGTCGTAGCCTGCACCGGTGCCGGAGCGTGTCGACACCCAGGCAGCCATCCCGACCAACAGGACGAGGACGGCGGGCACCATCACTTTCGTCCCGAGTTCGATGCCCCGGCGAACCCCGCCGAGAACGATGGCCCCCGTCACGCCGAGAAACAGGAGGTGGTACGCGACGGCGTGAGCGCCGAAGGAGACGCTCCCGAAGTAGGCACCGGGGTCGGCGAGGTAGGCCGCCCCGCCGGTGAACGGCCCCACGAGGGAGACGAGCAGGTACCGGAGGATCCACCCGCCGACGACGCTGTAGAAAGAGAGGAGGGCGACGCCCGTGAGTGCGGAGAGTCCGCCGACGGCGGCCCACCGCCGTGATCCGGACAGATCGTGTAGCGCGCCCACGGGGTTGCGCCGGGCGCGACGCCCGATCACGAACTCCCCGAGGAGACCCGGCACCCCGACTGCGAGGATGATCAGTAGGTAGACCACGAGGAAGGCGCTCCCGCCGTTCTCGGCAGTCATCCAGGGGAACCGCCAGATGTTCCCCAGTCCTACCGCACTCCCGGCGGCGGCGAGGATGAAGCCGCTCCGCGTGGCCCACGTCTCTCGTGCCATCGTCTCCCATTCGGTCGAAGCGCCTCAAGTGGGTTTCGAGTCGCGAGGCGTCAGCGGATCGAAACTACACCACTGCGGCGTCCAAGAGGCCGGCGTCGACGGCGAGGGTCTGCAGACCGAGCAGGAGCGTCACCAGGACGCCGAGGGGTACGAGCGTGCGAACGAACCAGAGCCACGCAACCGCTCCCGACTCGCTCAGCCCGGTCCCACGCCGGAGTTCGCTGACGGCGGCGTCGGCGTCGACCCAGCCGACGAACAGGAGGAGAGTGAGCACCGACAGGGGAAGCAGGAGGTTGTAGGCGATGGCGTTGTACCAGCCGAGGATCGACAGGCCGAACGCGCTCGGCACGCCGAGTGCGAAGATGGCGACGCCGAGGGCGACGGCGATGGTCGAGCGTTCGCGGTCGGTGTTGTCGACCAGGTAGGACGTGACGACTTCGAGGAGACTGATCGCCGAGGAGAGCGCGGCCAACAGGAGGACGAGGAAGAACGCGACGCCGAGGATGCGCCCGGCGGGCAACTGCGCGAACGCGCCGGCGAGCGTGATGAACGCCGCCCCCAGCCCGCCGCTCCCGGGTTCGATCCCCAGCGAGAACAGGATGGGGAAGACGACGAGGCCGGCGAGCAGACCGACGACCGTGTTGAGGACGACGATGGTTCCGCCGTCGACCGGCAGGGAGTCGTCGCGGCCGATGTAGGAGGCGTAGGTGATCATCGCACCCATCCCCAACGAGAGGGTGAAGAAGGCCTGCCCCACCGCCGC includes the following:
- a CDS encoding sodium-dependent transporter, encoding MSQRETWATRLGFILAAVGSAVGLGNVWQFPFQTGANGGAAFIVVYLAAVFLIGFPAMLSEFVVGRRAERNPIDAFARLGHRDWRIVGVLGTLSAFWILSFYSVVGGWVIRYVVGSARGTYFSGSEAYFGAISAGPEAVGFHALFMAVTVGVVALGVTDGIERSTKLMVPSIVALLIGLAVWAGGLDGGAAGYAYYLSPDIDALVANIGTILPAAVGQAFFTLSLGMGAMITYASYIGRDDSLPVDGGTIVVLNTVVGLLAGLVVFPILFSLGIEPGSGGLGAAFITLAGAFAQLPAGRILGVAFFLVLLLAALSSAISLLEVVTSYLVDNTDRERSTIAVALGVAIFALGVPSAFGLSILGWYNAIAYNLLLPLSVLTLLLFVGWVDADAAVSELRRGTGLSESGAVAWLWFVRTLVPLGVLVTLLLGLQTLAVDAGLLDAAVV